The region TCCTGTGTTGTGTACCCAGAACTTCCTCCCTCCTTCGTCGTACAATGTctgaaatattttcaagtttctCTCAAAATCAACacttaaataaaaagttatatatatatatgtgaaagtTCTGACCTTAATGGTACTCTTGATCTCAGAAATAACGTTTGGAATATGCTTGACGACCTGAGAGTAAGAAAGGCCTTTGGAAAATGAGTCTGCAATATCGTTTTGCCCGATATCGATCATGTACAGTGCGTTTCTGAATCCACTCTCAgttatcatcatctctttcaAAGGATCTGTAAAACAAAATGCATATTACAGTCTAATGGTATGTTGGTGATAAAGAGTTTGCTGGggtcagatatatatatatatatatatacctgagGTGGAAGCAAGATCGAGTGCTCGTGATTTAAAGTGGAGGAACTGCATGAGCTGAATGTTGAGCACGAACGGAACATATCTAGGAAGAGTCGTAGATCCAACGATGGCGAAGTTAGCGCCGTTTTGGAACTTTGATCCAACCATCGAGTCTAAGTATGGGTTTAACAGACTTGTATTCAAACTCTCGCCTgcaaatatttcaaatttttgggACCGTTACATTCATTAAATACcaaagttatatatattgaaGTGACACTTTAATAGATTCATCAATCATGAAAAAGTAAaagaaccaaaacaaaactgaaaacaagGAAAGCAGACTAAATTTGTCTTGTTCCAAATCTCTATGTATTTAAATCTCAACATCGTTATAAACAAAGTATTTATGCATTCGATTAATTAAGGTTGTTTAGACAACAACTAAAAGCTATTTAGTCACGCAACCTAACAGATGGAGATCACGCGCCGAATCTAAACAGTGGGACCCCCTTTCCATGATACTTGATCTTCCATGTTGTGATTTGTGAAATGGGCCCCACACTTGTCTCTTCTAGTAATAGATTTCACCATTTCAAGGAGTTGTGTCGTTTTGTGATATCACGTAACGCGATCACCGACATCGATTCTCGCGCGCGGTTTCTCACCCGTCGATTATGATCTAACCCGTTTCATCTGACGGTAGGTATGGCATGACTAAAACTATCCTCTAATCTCAACCGTCGCTGTAGTTACGTGAGTCAAACAAGAGCGAAGAGAAGTTCAACTTACAAAGGAAATCGATGACGAGTCGGCCGTCAGAGAGTCGACCAGTGGATCTCCGGAAAAATGAGCGGCCATTTGGGATACCAATGGTATAACCGAGTCCGGCGGCGAGTCCACCCGTGTCAGAGTTAGAATCTCCGAAGTTAAAGATCACGGGAGGATACTGGCAACCTCCGGCCACCGCCAAGTGTTGTCGGA is a window of Raphanus sativus cultivar WK10039 unplaced genomic scaffold, ASM80110v3 Scaffold3846, whole genome shotgun sequence DNA encoding:
- the LOC108833050 gene encoding GDSL esterase/lipase At1g09390: MATLSLHSHTFLLLNLLLVILNLRQHLAVAGGCQYPPVIFNFGDSNSDTGGLAAGLGYTIGIPNGRSFFRRSTGRLSDGRLVIDFLCESLNTSLLNPYLDSMVGSKFQNGANFAIVGSTTLPRYVPFVLNIQLMQFLHFKSRALDLASTSDPLKEMMITESGFRNALYMIDIGQNDIADSFSKGLSYSQVVKHIPNVISEIKSTIKTLYDEGGRKFWVHNTGPLGCLPQKLSMVHSKAFDKHGCLSSYNSAAKLFNEGLDHMCREMRTELRDADIVYVDIYAIKYDLIANSTNYGFEKPLMACCGYGGPPYNYNVNITCGNGGSNSCDEGSQFISWDGIHYTDTANAIVAMKVLSMQYSTPPTPFHFFCSR